In Maridesulfovibrio sp., a single genomic region encodes these proteins:
- a CDS encoding efflux RND transporter periplasmic adaptor subunit, translating to MKAPAIQNSALRLIVLLLIATTGVFLIGCKKKEKVQQMPPAPISVAKAKLVDTPYYLSAIGTVKAIKSITVRSRVSGYLSKVFISNGEYVTQGQQLFTMDPSPYEASIRQLKAELASDITKYEQAKRDYNRYRDLVRRKVVSEENFEQKRLDMKTASDAIAVTQAKLKDAQNDLNYCFIRSPIDGLAGYIYPTAGNLIEENKDKLVVINEISPIAVDFYLPQRYLPEVQRYAANSTLEVIAISEDQGKPETGRLTFIDNNVDINTGTIWMQASFDNADRILWPGNYVSIRLNLYKEKIIQVPMQATCTGPNGKFIWVMHQNSTVDMRPVTVQRRSGKVDIISAGLKDQETIVTDGQLRLYPGARVVLKNPHTEETAAKDGNGE from the coding sequence ATGAAAGCCCCCGCCATTCAAAACAGCGCACTGAGACTGATTGTCCTGCTGCTTATCGCCACCACCGGCGTATTTCTGATCGGCTGCAAGAAAAAAGAAAAAGTACAGCAGATGCCACCGGCACCAATCTCAGTCGCCAAGGCGAAACTGGTGGACACGCCGTATTATCTGTCTGCAATCGGTACGGTCAAAGCCATAAAATCAATCACGGTCAGGTCGAGAGTAAGCGGATATCTGAGCAAAGTATTTATCAGCAACGGTGAGTATGTCACTCAGGGGCAGCAGCTCTTCACAATGGATCCATCTCCTTACGAAGCGTCCATAAGACAGCTCAAGGCTGAACTTGCTTCGGACATAACCAAATACGAACAGGCAAAAAGGGACTACAACAGGTATCGCGATCTCGTACGGCGAAAAGTGGTCAGCGAAGAGAACTTCGAACAGAAACGACTGGACATGAAAACAGCCAGCGATGCCATTGCTGTGACTCAGGCCAAGCTCAAAGACGCGCAGAACGACCTCAACTACTGCTTCATAAGGTCGCCTATCGACGGTCTGGCCGGATACATCTACCCCACCGCAGGAAACCTCATTGAGGAAAACAAGGACAAGCTGGTGGTCATAAACGAAATTTCACCGATTGCAGTGGATTTCTACCTGCCTCAGAGATATCTGCCGGAAGTGCAGAGATACGCCGCCAACTCCACTCTTGAAGTTATTGCCATCTCCGAAGATCAGGGCAAACCGGAGACAGGCAGACTCACTTTCATAGACAACAACGTGGATATCAACACCGGCACCATCTGGATGCAGGCCAGTTTCGACAATGCGGACAGAATACTCTGGCCGGGAAACTACGTCAGCATCAGGCTCAACCTCTACAAGGAAAAAATAATCCAGGTTCCGATGCAGGCCACCTGTACCGGCCCGAACGGGAAGTTCATCTGGGTCATGCACCAGAACAGCACTGTTGACATGCGCCCCGTCACCGTACAGCGCAGATCTGGAAAAGTGGATATAATAAGCGCGGGGCTCAAGGATCAGGAGACAATAGTCACCGACGGACAGCTGCGCCTCTATCCCGGCGCCAGAGTCGTGTTAAAGAATCCCCATACGGAAGAAACCGCTGCCAAAGACGGAAACGGTGAATAA
- a CDS encoding efflux RND transporter permease subunit encodes MNITETFIGRPVMTTLVVIGMVFFGIVGYLSLPVSYLPAVEFPTLQVTASLPGASPSTMASSVATPLEKEFTSTPGLRSMSSVNSLGQTQITLQFDLDRNIDGAASDTQAAISRASGNLPSDLPQPPYYEKVNPADDPVLYMAIWSDSLPLYKVNEYTTTFLTDTISMVNGVSKVQVYGESKLAVRVQVNPEKLAARGINLETLRQAIASQNVKEPVGTLDNKLQSMTVESTGQLKTAEEFMPMIFESDEGRTVRLSQVGTVLNSIQSDKSGSWVNGKRAIIIAIQKQPGSNTIDVCETIIKMLPTIRQQIPAGINMQVLYDRSEPIKAAVNDVQETLLLAIFFVICVIFFFLKNISATLIASIAVPVSIVFTFAIMYVLGYSLDTLSLLALTLSVGFVVDDAVVMIENVVRHLEMGKKPYQAARDGAKQITFTIISMTLSLAVVFIPLMYMSGIIGRILHEFAMTITVAILASGVVSLTMTPMLASRMLKPGSKISESDPVFDFLLHQYERALHFVMRHRRATMFAALLILLATVHFFIAIPKGFLPTDDMSYCQGFAQAKQGISYNAMKDHIKKLEPILAADKNIKNFITVAGAPIKNQGYVFPMLVPPDERKLTADEVARELMFKLNNEPGIMCWIQNPPMIRLTAKSTKNLYQYTIQAPNQSELFAIAPVFEMDLRQIPFLTGLTSDLLDNNPELWVKIDRDKASYYNVTAHDIENTLNSAYSERKVSTIYGDTDQYWVILQVLPFNQRDPRDLMKLYVPNKNGELIRLDTIATFEEKPGPMQVNHTGMLPSVTYSFNIAPGYSLSDATAAINKLALDKLPDTVVSNFEGTADEFQKSMSSVFFLLGVAVFVIYMILGILYESAIHPITIISGLPSAAIGGLLTLTLFGKDLDLFGIVGVIMLIGIVKKNAIMVVDFALEAEEKDHLSPEDAAIKGSLERFRPIMMTTIAAIAGAMPIALGLGAGAQARQPMGLAIVGGLILSQVVTLFLTPVFYTYMDAYQKWSYERGRAKRDLLGIPHKHD; translated from the coding sequence ATGAACATCACGGAAACATTCATCGGACGCCCGGTCATGACCACTCTGGTGGTCATCGGCATGGTTTTCTTCGGCATTGTGGGCTACCTGAGTCTTCCGGTCAGCTACCTGCCAGCCGTTGAATTTCCCACTCTGCAGGTTACGGCCTCGCTGCCGGGGGCAAGCCCTTCCACCATGGCTTCTTCCGTCGCCACCCCGCTGGAAAAGGAATTCACGTCCACTCCGGGGCTGCGCTCCATGAGCTCTGTAAACTCGCTGGGGCAGACTCAGATAACCCTGCAGTTCGATCTTGACCGCAATATTGACGGTGCGGCTTCGGATACCCAGGCGGCCATTTCGAGAGCATCAGGAAACCTGCCCTCCGACCTGCCCCAGCCGCCGTATTATGAAAAGGTAAACCCCGCGGACGACCCGGTGCTCTATATGGCGATCTGGTCTGACTCACTGCCCCTCTACAAAGTCAACGAGTACACCACGACATTTCTCACCGACACCATCTCCATGGTCAACGGTGTTTCCAAGGTTCAGGTATACGGGGAATCCAAACTGGCGGTCAGGGTTCAGGTCAACCCTGAAAAACTGGCTGCACGCGGTATAAACCTGGAGACCCTCCGTCAGGCCATTGCCAGCCAGAATGTCAAGGAACCTGTGGGTACACTGGACAACAAACTGCAATCCATGACCGTGGAATCCACAGGCCAGCTTAAAACGGCCGAAGAATTCATGCCCATGATCTTCGAATCGGATGAAGGGCGGACCGTGCGGCTCTCCCAGGTCGGCACAGTTCTAAACTCTATCCAGTCGGACAAATCCGGATCATGGGTCAACGGTAAACGCGCCATAATCATCGCTATCCAGAAACAGCCGGGTTCGAATACCATTGATGTCTGCGAAACAATCATAAAAATGCTGCCCACCATCAGGCAGCAGATTCCGGCAGGCATCAACATGCAGGTCCTTTATGACCGTTCCGAGCCCATCAAGGCCGCGGTAAACGATGTGCAGGAAACCCTGCTGCTGGCCATTTTCTTCGTCATCTGCGTTATATTCTTCTTCCTGAAAAACATATCAGCGACCCTCATAGCATCAATCGCCGTTCCGGTCTCGATCGTGTTCACCTTTGCGATCATGTATGTGCTGGGGTACTCGCTGGATACTCTGTCACTGCTGGCTTTGACCCTGTCGGTAGGATTCGTTGTGGACGATGCGGTTGTCATGATCGAAAACGTGGTCAGGCACCTTGAAATGGGCAAAAAGCCATATCAGGCCGCACGAGACGGAGCCAAGCAGATTACGTTCACCATCATTTCAATGACCCTGTCGCTGGCTGTCGTATTCATCCCGCTCATGTATATGTCCGGGATTATCGGACGTATCCTGCATGAATTCGCCATGACCATCACTGTTGCAATCCTTGCTTCCGGGGTTGTCTCGCTGACCATGACCCCCATGCTGGCAAGCCGGATGCTGAAGCCGGGCAGCAAAATTTCGGAATCCGATCCGGTTTTCGATTTCCTGCTTCACCAATACGAACGAGCACTTCATTTCGTCATGCGCCACCGCAGGGCAACCATGTTTGCGGCACTTCTCATACTGCTGGCCACGGTGCATTTCTTCATTGCCATCCCCAAAGGATTTCTGCCCACGGACGACATGAGCTACTGCCAGGGCTTCGCGCAGGCCAAGCAGGGAATTTCCTATAATGCAATGAAAGATCACATCAAAAAACTGGAACCGATACTGGCGGCCGACAAGAACATCAAAAACTTCATCACCGTTGCAGGCGCACCGATCAAAAACCAGGGCTACGTATTCCCGATGCTGGTTCCGCCGGATGAACGCAAACTGACCGCCGATGAAGTGGCCCGCGAACTGATGTTCAAGCTCAACAATGAACCGGGTATCATGTGCTGGATACAGAACCCGCCCATGATCCGCCTTACGGCTAAGTCGACCAAGAACCTCTACCAGTACACCATACAGGCTCCGAACCAGAGCGAACTGTTCGCCATCGCGCCCGTTTTCGAAATGGACCTGCGCCAGATACCGTTCCTGACCGGGCTTACCTCCGACCTGCTGGACAACAACCCGGAACTCTGGGTCAAGATAGATCGAGATAAGGCTTCATATTATAATGTAACGGCGCACGACATAGAGAACACCCTCAACTCCGCATACTCGGAGCGCAAGGTTTCTACCATCTATGGTGATACGGACCAGTACTGGGTAATTCTGCAGGTGCTGCCCTTCAATCAGCGCGACCCGCGAGACCTGATGAAGCTGTACGTTCCCAACAAGAACGGCGAACTCATCCGGCTGGACACAATCGCAACCTTTGAAGAAAAACCTGGCCCCATGCAGGTCAACCACACCGGTATGCTGCCCTCGGTAACATATTCCTTCAACATCGCTCCCGGATATTCATTGAGTGATGCCACGGCCGCAATCAACAAACTGGCCCTGGACAAGCTTCCGGACACCGTTGTCTCCAACTTTGAAGGAACAGCGGATGAATTCCAAAAATCCATGTCCAGCGTGTTTTTCCTGCTTGGAGTGGCTGTTTTCGTCATCTACATGATCCTTGGTATCCTCTACGAAAGCGCAATCCACCCAATAACCATCATCTCCGGGCTGCCCTCAGCAGCCATCGGCGGGCTGCTGACTCTGACCCTGTTCGGAAAGGATCTGGACCTGTTCGGAATCGTGGGGGTCATCATGCTGATCGGTATTGTTAAAAAGAATGCCATCATGGTCGTGGACTTTGCTCTGGAGGCCGAAGAAAAAGATCATCTGTCACCGGAGGATGCCGCCATAAAAGGCTCTCTTGAAAGATTCCGGCCGATCATGATGACCACTATTGCGGCCATTGCCGGAGCCATGCCCATCGCTCTGGGACTTGGGGCAGGAGCACAGGCCCGCCAGCCCATGGGACTGGCCATTGTCGGCGGCCTGATTCTCTCGCAGGTTGTAACCCTGTTCCTTACTCCGGTCTTCTATACTTATATGGATGCTTACCAGAAATGGTCGTACGAACGCGGACGGGCGAAGCGAGATCTGCTGGGCATACCGCACAAGCACGACTAA
- a CDS encoding DegV family protein, with protein MVTANTVRIDYVDGVRFRRGVVAAAGRLIANSPHLDAINVFPVPDGDTGANMAGTMRSIVSSTGKSVERSLEKMSAIIAESALDGAKGNSGAILAQFLCGFAEGVKDLPKVSPADFVRAASMAAKRSCEAISEPKDGTILSVIRDWAAHLHANGETYGDFYHLLSDSLDFARKSAVSTTEKLAELKNAGVVDAGAQGFVYLLEGIVDLLEHGRIEKGFLSVGKGAVSVPGVQDRVAVDELEFRFCTEFLLKGENINREAVRAAISGFGDSLIVAGLPGSVKVHIHTNEPGTVEKVVSGFAEVVKRKVDDMLVQHKRLLVEGRKVGVLTDSTSDIPLDIQNELDIRTVPLRLSIDDCEYVDKVTISPEEFYRRLPGSRTARTSQPSPGDLKRAYTSVCSDYEDVVSIHVAGVLSGTYQNALTVSGELDNVTALDGRMVTVGLGLPVIEAARAAGKGASAAEVRRVAERAIENVKIFVTIDTLDYVVRGGRMSKGQGFLAKALNIKPILQFVDEGKPKVVAKSFGRRRQEDSLLRLVRENAYGRGNLRYAIAHADALGTAERFARILHDEFGVAPEYITEASPVLGLHSGPGACAVAFLVDD; from the coding sequence ATGGTAACAGCAAATACAGTCAGAATCGATTATGTCGACGGTGTGCGGTTCAGGAGAGGGGTCGTAGCAGCGGCCGGAAGGCTCATAGCCAATTCTCCCCATCTTGATGCAATCAATGTCTTTCCCGTTCCTGACGGTGATACCGGGGCCAATATGGCCGGGACCATGCGAAGTATAGTCAGTTCCACCGGTAAATCAGTGGAACGTTCCCTTGAAAAGATGTCCGCAATCATCGCCGAATCTGCCCTTGACGGGGCCAAGGGTAATTCCGGGGCAATTCTGGCTCAGTTTCTGTGCGGCTTTGCTGAAGGGGTTAAGGATTTGCCCAAGGTGTCTCCCGCCGACTTTGTCCGGGCCGCGTCCATGGCAGCCAAACGTTCCTGCGAAGCTATTTCCGAACCCAAGGACGGAACCATCCTGAGTGTTATCAGGGATTGGGCCGCCCATCTGCATGCCAATGGCGAGACCTACGGTGATTTCTACCATCTTCTTTCGGATTCTCTGGATTTTGCCAGAAAGTCTGCAGTCTCCACCACAGAAAAACTTGCTGAACTAAAAAACGCCGGCGTTGTCGATGCCGGAGCCCAGGGCTTTGTCTATCTCCTTGAAGGAATTGTCGATCTGCTTGAACACGGACGCATAGAAAAGGGATTCCTTTCCGTGGGCAAGGGAGCCGTCTCCGTTCCCGGGGTTCAGGACAGGGTTGCTGTGGATGAGCTTGAATTCCGATTCTGCACCGAATTTCTTCTGAAAGGCGAAAATATAAACCGGGAAGCCGTGCGCGCAGCCATAAGCGGTTTCGGTGACAGCCTAATCGTGGCCGGATTGCCCGGTTCGGTAAAGGTTCATATCCACACCAACGAACCCGGCACTGTAGAGAAAGTGGTTTCCGGATTCGCCGAGGTCGTCAAACGCAAGGTTGACGATATGCTGGTGCAGCACAAACGTCTTCTTGTTGAAGGACGCAAGGTCGGTGTGCTGACCGACAGCACCAGCGACATTCCTCTGGATATTCAGAATGAACTGGATATCCGCACGGTTCCTTTGCGCCTGTCCATTGATGATTGCGAGTATGTGGACAAGGTGACCATTTCACCTGAAGAATTTTACAGAAGACTCCCTGGTTCCAGAACGGCAAGAACTTCGCAGCCTTCACCCGGCGATCTGAAACGGGCTTATACCTCGGTGTGTTCAGACTATGAAGATGTAGTCTCGATCCATGTCGCGGGAGTGCTCAGCGGAACTTACCAGAATGCTCTGACCGTAAGCGGTGAACTTGATAACGTGACCGCTCTGGACGGCAGAATGGTTACCGTCGGACTCGGTCTGCCTGTTATTGAAGCAGCCAGGGCAGCCGGAAAAGGTGCTTCTGCTGCCGAGGTAAGGCGCGTGGCCGAGCGGGCCATTGAGAACGTTAAAATTTTTGTCACCATAGATACTCTGGACTACGTTGTCCGCGGCGGGCGGATGAGCAAGGGGCAGGGATTTCTGGCCAAGGCGCTCAATATCAAGCCCATTCTGCAGTTTGTAGATGAAGGCAAGCCCAAGGTTGTGGCCAAGTCTTTCGGCCGCAGGCGGCAGGAAGATTCTCTGCTCAGACTGGTTCGCGAAAATGCATATGGTCGCGGAAACCTGCGTTATGCCATCGCGCACGCGGATGCCTTAGGAACCGCTGAGCGTTTTGCCCGCATTCTCCATGACGAGTTCGGTGTTGCCCCGGAATACATTACCGAGGCCTCCCCCGTGCTTGGACTGCACAGTGGCCCCGGAGCCTGTGCTGTTGCTTTTCTGGTGGATGACTAG